tattataaaagtcaaccatatatttttttaaattatattaattgtcccttcaataattaaaaatatgaaaattgtttttaaattaaaatttcatatgttttgcatttttattaataaatactaaaataaaaaaatgctattttaatttaattttatcagtattaaaacttttttctattaaaacttATTTACGTTATTTTCAATATCATTAGATATCAACAACATAAtgcattaaaatttttattaaacattTATTCTCAATACTCCATATTCAATAATATtgaaaactatatatataaatttcaatgGCTCACATATTTTgaatactataaaaattaatttaaaaatgttattatgttattttaatatgtgttaattaaaatatgttagtttacttcaaaaattatattttataattatttaattatataattgataaaaaatgacatgattgaatttaataaataaacttaGAATACAAGTATTATTCttttttgaattgaatattGGGAGAATTTAAGATCTGTCCAATTTACTTAAATGTATCTTACTatcattcattttaaatatctattttattaataaaataaaatttcataatttactcttttttaactttttaaaattcaatagttaattttaaagttcactataaaaaacatttaagatataaaaataaattgacttTACTTTTTGGctttttctatttaataaaattaaaaaatagaatgaatttgatttaaaattatatatgtatttttaaaattttatattaattaattaaatgaataattattttattcgtTATAGCACAGGTAAGAATAATGAGCCTGATATGCGTGTGTGACGTGTCCTTTGAGCTGTGGTTTTAGCGGGTAGACATTGTTTGGGCTTGGAATTAAATTGGTTTGTTtgtttttcaattaaaacctaTTAATGTTCACCACTAGGAATGGTGGGCGCACTATGGGCCTATGGGTCTCTTATAAGACTACTGGATAACCGGCGAAACATTGTGATAAGATTGAGAGGTTAGATTTTTGGTGAATTACTAccagatgttttttttttattaaaattaattattttacttttaattttgaattccgtttatatattttatgcaattaaaattttgattattttattaaaaaatattaatcaattaaCTTGTCTTGACTTTTTACactatttagtttatataattaagacgctttttatttttaaaaaagatattttttataaaaattactgtcagtaaataatatttttaaaaaaatctcttattttttattgttttattttaatttaaaaaataaaatatataaacaaatatatatatatatatataggagcTCTGATGATATTCccaaaatggaaaaaaataatttttttaaaaaaattaatttctttaagatgatttaattttttatttaattaaaaaaatactttccaTTTGACCAATTATCTTGCATGCTCCAaatataagaaatgaaaaaaaatattttcttaaaattttttttaaaaataaacagaatcttaatatttatattatataatttttaaataaatactaaataaGTTGACTCCAAATAATTAaacgatttaattttataaaatataaaaatattataatagaaTGATTTAGAAATAAAGAGTTgatagttaattttattatattagagagaactaataataatttatcgttagggttttattcaaattaaattttataattctaaatatatatataaattttcataagtataactttattatattataaaaatttagaaaactgTTAGTAAAATTTAGAGTATGCGAGTAATAAATAGCACTATTTTATGACTAATTTATCcccatttttataaatttagtatatttaataaattttgattttaattaagtaTTTAATGAGTTAACCTCCAtttcttttatataaaatattttttagacgcttttaaagaaattaatcaataaaaaatattttactaaaaaaaaattaagttattttctacattttgataattttattaacttctttatatataaatttattaatatattttattttttaaattaaaataaaaaaattatcttattaaaaaatatttttcatgaaaaatattttataaatataaataaatatttataaataaacgaagacttaattgaaaaaattatagtGAAACAATAATATTGGAACCAAATATGTATTTagccattttaaaattaaaaatgcatttttgttaagttaatttaataattacattTTTGAATAACTTTTAAGGTGTCATCAATTAAGttctaataaatagaaaatgaatGTTATCTTGATTTAACTACTTGAATTTAAGGAGTCTTCATAAAAtgttgaaagagaaaaaaacatgattctacctaTTTAAGACATCCATCCATTTACTTAACTAATTTGTTATATAATcacatatttataataaattatattaattaaaaatttaaatgtatacCTTACTCTTTCATAAACAAGAATCTtatgaacaaaaaaaaaaaagacaaatgaAAGTATGTAAAAATAGTCAAATCTGTTTTCactttttatcaattataatcGATACTTATAATTTTGCCTAATCTAATCTAATCTAATTTTAATGGTTTGGAATTTCTTTTATTGacatataattaaattgattacataagtgatatattttaattttttttatgatttgattgttgttaagtattatataaaaagtttatatttaaaaaaaagtttaaaaaaggCTAATTTTACTtgtaattttctaattttaaatgtatttttaatttcattactcaattttaatttatttattatattttttaattttaaattttaaatattattaaatttattattacttAGTACATCAAGTTTATAAATTACCTCattcataaaattaattttctcctctcatctcttatttattttcattctctctcttataaaaaattataagtttaaataaattaattaattaaaaatgagCATTTTGAAATTGTCCAAATTGTCCTTATCAGTCTCAGCAGAAATTCTTTCTATTGAGTTGTTGGCTCATTTATTCTGCCATAATCATTATCTTTTAATTTGCTAGTATCATGTTAGACATGGAGCGTCATTTTaagttattatttaacactCTTTATTTTAGtagttaaaaagtattttttataatttcttttaatcgattattaaattatattttattataaaataaagagtaTTAAACAACCGCTTAAAAAATCATCATCTTAAGCTAAAAATATCCATAAGCAACCCTCCACTTAATTGGGAATGCTTTTTATATCATTGGAATTAacgttctctttgttctttttcttatttttcttttccagGCTCTGGTTGGATGTTTTATTTTGTCATATTTATTCAAACAGCCATCAACACTGGAGTTAGTATCGGAGCAATTTTGCTTGCAGGGGAATGCATTCAGGTATTGTTACTTATTGCTTCTTATACATAGTATAAATGTTTCATTCTTCTAGTAGTCTAACGTATTCTGTTTCTAATTTCCACTCTTTTGGAtgtaaaagatcatgtattcaAACCTCTCTCCCAATGGATCCCTGAAATTGTACGAGTTCATAGCAATGGTGACAGCAGTAATGGTTGTTCTATCGCAGCTTCCATCCTTCCACTCCCTCAGACACCTCAACATGGCTTCACTGCTTCTCAGTTTGGGCTACACTTTCCTTGTTGTTGGTGCTTGTATTCATGCAGGTACccacatcctgaaactctccctatctttatttttaaacagTTGCTTGTGTATTCTTTACATGGAATCTAAAACATTAATGTCCTTTACAAAATTTCCTGCATGGCAATTTCTATGAGATCTCTTGTGGGGTCTGTCCACCTTTCCTCCTTAGGCTCTCACCACTGTGCTACAACAGGTTTAGCGTTGGGATGTGCATCTACGTATCTAACGCTTGAAACTGAATATGGGCCATCATATTTCTGAAAATGACGCATAACCAAACCATGCTGGACTAATTTTTGATTATTAACTGATTGGAGTATTAATTACTGGGCTGCTGTTAACCAAAATAAGTAGTTGAACTTCTAGTTCGTGCTATATCAATCTATTTATAATGTGTTTGTTATCTTAGGGTAGATGAATGCCAGCAAGATCTCTGtcctaaaaaaaaataaagagaaaaacaaaaaaaatatcatgATGTTGCATAGATTTAGTATTTATGGTTTAGTTTAGCATTTGTAGTTCAATTTCAAGTCAAAATAATATGTTGTGTATCTTATTgttatcaaaatatgcaattgAAGTATAAATTCTGAATTAACTACGAAATCACATGATATTAGTTTTAActtttctaatatatatatatatatatatataattttatttatttttttagagattaagcaacaaattaaaaaaatacgttATGAtgctttaaaagaaaaaaaagatacGTTACGACCAATTTTCATATAGAAGGCTTGGAAATTCTCCTTTGACGATTTAAACTGCTACCGTTTGTCATGCAGGTCTCTCAAAAAGTGCCCCTAAAAAGGATTACACGCTAGAATCTTCCGAGTCTGCAAGGGTTTTCAATGCCTTCACTTCCATCTCCATAATAGCTGCTATTTTCGGGAATGGAATACTGCCTGAAATACAAGTAACTTTAGCATCTTAGTACATCTTCGCGTTGACTTTCGAGTCTCTTGATTTttgataaaacattttttactttatttttccaTCTATAAAAATTGAAAGCGTTGTTGATAACCACttttatatttgattaatttaattcttcTGTGCTATCTACACAGGCAACTTTGGCCCCTCCTGCTACTGGAAAGATGGTGAAGGGCCTTTTAATGTGTTATAGTGTTATTCTGGTTACGTTCTATTCAGCTGCAGTATCTGGATATTGGGTGTTCGGAAACAAATCCAACTCCAACATTCTCAAAAGCCTAATGCCGGACGAGGGACCTTCCTTGGCTCCAACATGGGTGCTTGGCCTTGGAGTCGTTTTTGTACTACTTCAGCTCTTTGCCATTGGCCTGGTAAGTGGGTAATCGTAATTAACTCAGAGAACTGAATATTGGATGCATCTAAACATGCCAATGCAAAAGAAACCAGCTGATTATAAAATTTCTCCAACATATATATAACACACAGGTATATTCTCAAGTAGCGTATGAGATAATGGAAAAGCAATCAGCTGATGTGAAGCAAGGAATGTTTTCCAAAAGGAACCTGATTCCTAGGCTAATTCTTCGGACTCTTTATGTGACATTCTGTGGATTTATGGCAGCTATGCTTCCATTCTTTGGAGACATAAATGGAGTTGTTGGAGCTATAGGATTTATCCCTCTAGATTTTGTCCTCCCAATGCTTCTCTACAACATGACCTACAAGCCTCAAAAATCATCCCTTACCTATTGGATCAACATCTCTATTATAATAGTGTTTACAGGAGCAGGAATTATGGGAGCATTCTCCTCTATAAGGAAGTTGGTTCTTGATGCTTATAAGTTCAAGCTCTTTAGCAGTGATGTGGTTGATTAAATGAGTTAGCCTGCACATATTTATCAATCACTCCGCCATCTTGCTCTGCAATGGGGAACTAGGCCTCTTCGTTTAAATATGAAGAAAATGTAGTGAGCTCGCTGCGACAAAAGATGAGGCAGAGTAATTTACCATAAAAGAGTGATGAAAATATCCTTCACAATAACAACAGAAGCATGCTGAGTAATTGTACATTTTACTACATATAAGATGATGTGTAAAGGCTACAATTTTACTCCATATAAGATGATGTGTAAAGGCACATTGATGAATGCATAAGTAAAAAGACATTTTAGCCTTAAAGTTTTTTACTTTTAGTAGATCTCAACTTCTATTAATATATTGGAAAAAGAAGAATTAATATTCTATCCATCATATAAATATAACAAATAGGAGAATTTATCCAATACATTCATTGTATATAATAGTGTATTCTAAATTTCTAATGAAATAGAATTATATCATGTTATCATGCGGTGCTTTGGTTATTTTCATATTCTCTTCATCAGGGGTGGATTCATAGTTTAATTTTAGAGggataaataatttattcaacttacaaatttaaatatatagattAAAATAGGTAATATGGATATACATAAATAATGGACTAAAACAACTATTAGTTCATTAAACcaaatgaaaaataaacatTAGTATTAGGctataataattgaaaatttaataaattaatgggagcaaaattttattttttatcgagGACAAAAAGAAATCTTATTTTTACCTACAATAGAAATTTTAAGAGTAACGGGGCAATTTTTTTTAAgtgattataataataaaaattttatctatttatgaCAAAAATTTCAGAAGAAATGGGAGCAAAACTAGACCAATCTAAAATGTTCCAGAAACCTATGGACAACAACTTAGAACCAGCTAAACAGGCCTTACCTACGCCTTCTGTAGCATAACTAGAATTTCAAAGGAGtataaaattatagtttagTCCCTGAAAATTTTAGAAACTAAGTTCTAGCCACATGGAGGAAACACTTTCACCACATGTTAGGGGGAGGAATGTTTATAAATAGGCAAGCCCTCCACATTTATATACATACTTTGAGATACTTTGGCATATCTTGGTAACTTTGGAACCTCACTTAAACACTCCTACCCAAAACTCTCAATCCTTGTAAAGTGTTGTTGTATTCTTTGattcttttataataaaagcTCTTGTGCATATATTCTCCTTGTTGTTCGTGTTTGCTTTCGCTGGAGTTGTTAAGCTTCCATTGACACCACGCTTGACCTTGTGCTTCTTGATTTGAGCTAGAATAAGTCCACGAAGCCTGTTTGCACCTTAAGTTGAGCTAGGTTGGGAAATGGTAAGGCTGACTTGACCTTAGCGGAAGGTTGAGTGTTGCACGTGGACTTTCGATTGGCTCAGTCACATAGTCAATTTGCAAGGGATGTGATATTTGATATTAGAATGTGGTTCATTGAGGCTTGGAGGCATGTGAGCTTTGTTTGAGTTAGGTGatacttgtaacgacccggaaaccggaccgctaccggcgctaggattcagatcgacttaaggtcgccggaatccgtagcaagcctactatgcattctgtatacctgataaaatcccaaacatgaatataaattttcataaaaattttaagcttttcatataccaagcttgacctgtacatTCTCCATATACTGCAAACATAAAATCcacactagagctctcatcaaatactctaatgTGGTCAAcatcatatacatcaagcttggattaacataactcatcattaaacttttacataata
The Manihot esculenta cultivar AM560-2 chromosome 1, M.esculenta_v8, whole genome shotgun sequence genome window above contains:
- the LOC110627276 gene encoding probable GABA transporter 2, giving the protein MAHPPQPDPFPESRLEVDAGAAFVLESKGEWWHAGFHLTTAIVGPTILTLPYAFRGLGWGLGFFCLTVMGVVTFYSYYLMSKVLDYCEKAGRRHIRFRELAADVLGSGWMFYFVIFIQTAINTGVSIGAILLAGECIQIMYSNLSPNGSLKLYEFIAMVTAVMVVLSQLPSFHSLRHLNMASLLLSLGYTFLVVGACIHAGLSKSAPKKDYTLESSESARVFNAFTSISIIAAIFGNGILPEIQATLAPPATGKMVKGLLMCYSVILVTFYSAAVSGYWVFGNKSNSNILKSLMPDEGPSLAPTWVLGLGVVFVLLQLFAIGLVYSQVAYEIMEKQSADVKQGMFSKRNLIPRLILRTLYVTFCGFMAAMLPFFGDINGVVGAIGFIPLDFVLPMLLYNMTYKPQKSSLTYWINISIIIVFTGAGIMGAFSSIRKLVLDAYKFKLFSSDVVD